The sequence CAAGTGCTACGATTGTCGTGCTGACGACCAGGGCGGTCCTGATCAAGACACTGACGGTCCTGTTCTTGCCAACGTGAAGGCTATCCTCAATCGCCTCTGCTATTGGAGTGATTAGCAGCGCAAACTTGGTGAAAGGGTTGATCAGTGTCGTGTAGATCGCGATATTGGAGGCAAAACGTTTTGATGGAAGGTTGAGAGTCACCTGGGAATTTAATGATTCCCCGTACATCAAGTATCCAATGATGCCTGTCAGACCATAGCTAAGAGTGCAGATAACGAAGCAGATGAGCAACACCTGAAATTGTACGAGGTAATGATGTCATTATTGTAGCTTTATATGTAATAACGGGAAGTTTGACAAAATTGCAGCTTGCAGATCTGGGCTTTACAATCTACATGTAAGATGGTTTCTTTCTGCCTCTGTAGAGATTCCAATAAAGATGATTAGTAGTCTATGAAACAGTAATTTATAACAATAGTATTCATCTAGATTCATGATAAATTTAACAACAGATATTGGTGAAAGGGCATCTACTTTACTTACTGTGGGGAATGTTTTTCTGTTTCTCATGCCAGTGTATATCATGGGAAAAACAGCATGGCCGCTGAAACAGAAAGCGTATAAGCTCATGGCAGTTGGCATACCAGACCAGTTGACAGTCACACCTTTCTCATGAAAACCAACACCATCAAACACTCCAACCCACAGAACAGAGGCGATTAGAATGACAGATGCCATGACTCCGCCGAGAGCGACATATGCAAGCATGTTCAAGCTCCGAAGCCATGTTGTTGGTAAAACCAGCAGGCTGAAGATCAACACAAAACCTTGCTCGCTTCCAATCTTGAGACTAGCAACATGGAAGTTGGCATTTGGAAATAATTTCTCCAAATTGTCACCTTCTAATATCAAGAAATCAATGGCAACAAGATACAGCTCCAGGTACAAGAATATTGCTACTATGATTTTTCCTTTGCGGCCAAAAGCTAGCTCACCAATATCAGGATAGGTCTTAACAAGCGAGCTTGAGTCTATGCATCTCTGCAGGAGAATACCAGTATAGAAACAGATGATTGCTATGGTCATGAAAATGAGTAAGCTCAGCCATCCTCCTTGAGACAATGCATATGGAATGGATAATATCCCAACCCCTGCAAACAAACAAAATGTATTCAGAGAAATAGCTAGCTCAGTAAGGAAACATGGGCAACCATATGTGAAACTGCGATAACATCACTTCTTCGCACATCAAGCTTGCAAAAGACAGGCAGCACAGAAGAAACTAGAAACCTGAGAGAGCATTAACTCCATTGAAGCAAGTTTTGAAGAAACCTGTCCCAAACTTTGGAGGAGTGTTGTTCTCCATCAGAAACTCCTAGTGGCCTTCGACTAAAGGATGCACATCAGCCCTGGGTTTTAAAGAAGTGTGGTGCATGATGTTGGGACATGCAGACCCCACTGCATATCACATTATTACAACTGTGGTAGTGCCGTGTGACAATAAGTGGATGTCTATGCCCAGAAAAGAGATGAAAATaaagcaaaaaagaaaaggcattGAGTGGAATTACACATATCGGCAAAGTAGATTcatgaaagaaacaaaaaaaattttgtcAAATAGATTGATAGCATCGCTTCAGGACCTAACGAAACATATCCCAGAGCCAGAGGGAAGGGAAGGAGTGGAAACCCATGCAAAATGCATGTGGCAGCAACAAAAAAGTAGGAACGCAAATAAAGTTGCATGTGGTTCCTGCATCCTTGATAAATCCAGGTTACATAAATAACTACGACCCAAATGAACATATGTTTTTGTGTAGCGTTTCCCTTTTTGTTGGAAAACATTACCCTTTTTGTTGGAAAAGATTATAGATTATACTAAAACTCTGTACAGTGCAGAGACCGTCAAAAGTAATCTTCTAAATTGCAGGCACCATAGAAATGTGATGTCATGGCGCACCATGCTGCAGAATATATCCATATGTACAGTTTACCAGAATCAGGTTTACAGAACTAGGTAGCCAGAatctagaccccttgaacagaaGCAACTGAGAAAAGGGCTGCAATCTCCAGCACTGTCAAGTGTAAACTTCAGGGAAAATTCAAACCTAGACGTAGTGAAAAAGCAGTGGTAGTGATTAGCAAGTAGACAAATTAGAAGGAATAAACATTTATCACAGTTATGAACAATCAAAATATTTAGTTATACATGCTGAATCATGAAGGGACAGCTTCAGAATCTAACCATCATGGCAGAAGATAATATATGACCAAACTTTTGAGATATAAATATTTGGATGAGGAGACTTCGCACTAGGTGATTTCTCCTTTTTGTGACAAATGAAGAAAAGTGTGTCGCACAAAGTACAAATGAATAAAAGCTTAAAGCTCACCGGTGCCCTATTATAAATGAGTAAATCACAACTGTAGACTAAAAAATAGTACCAGTTTCTATTAAACTATTCCTATCGCACATTTAGTGAATTGGTGGCATCATATCAAGTAATTAGGAGAAAGTGCATTATTCAGGTAAGAGAAATGAAAATGGAGCCAACACTCTAACGGTGCAACTGGTCGGTTGAACACGCCAGCGAAGTGGTTCGCCAAGTCACCCAGGTTCAGGTCACGACACAAGCTTCTTAAGATGAAAAtcagggggggaggggggggggggaggctcTACCCCCTGGTCGAGTTTTTTAGAAATGAAAATGGAACCACTTTTTTCTATAGACCAAAAGCCACACGTATATACTATCTTCAAAGATACTATGCAGATCACAAAATTGGAAGATTCCAAACGGAAGCACTTCAAATAATTACACCATGTAGTTTCTTTAACAAAAGTTGGAAGATTCACGACCCCAGAAAAAAAGCACAGGAAAAGAAGACGTGCTATCCTACATGAAGTCTcaaatagagaaaaaaaaaagaaatcatgTTCTACATTCCATCACAGCAGCTGTGTCataaacttttgaatagatACAGTGACGACAGAAAGGAAGAGTGCAGTATCAGATAACCATGCACAACTTTACACTGATGTCTGAAGTTGATAGATCTAAGGCACTTCAATAAACAGCAATACCTACAACTTCCATTTAATATTTATACCCCAGTCCACTAGATACTGCTGGATGTTTTCAATCCTTTCTTCTTTGTATCATTTCACCCAAAGCAAGCATTTGCTTCAGCATACAAAGCTAAAGGATAAGTGGCGCTGAATCTTGAATCACAACATGCACTGGTAAACAGACACTTATTTAACAATCTTACTTTCATTTCATTCTTGTTTTTCTAGAGCATACAAGTCACTGCCTGGCAAAGATGAACCATGCAGAAACTAGCCAAATATGAGGTAATTGCCATTTGCCAATAGGAGAATTCCTACAACCAGAATCACtaccaaatcaaattcagttAACTGTAAACAAGTTTAAGCTTAACTGTGGCAAGGGAATTGAAAGGAGAAAAAGTGCATCCTGCAAATGAAACAGAAAGTGATGTGTGAATACATGACCAATTTCACAAATTCGTTATGCAAACAAAGTTACACACATGAAGTGTGAAAATCAGAAGTCCAGCACATGTTAGGAGCAGGGCTATGTAGCCTA comes from Panicum virgatum strain AP13 chromosome 4K, P.virgatum_v5, whole genome shotgun sequence and encodes:
- the LOC120703080 gene encoding amino acid transporter AVT1I-like isoform X1; this encodes MENNTPPKFGTGFFKTCFNGVNALSGVGILSIPYALSQGGWLSLLIFMTIAIICFYTGILLQRCIDSSSLVKTYPDIGELAFGRKGKIIVAIFLYLELYLVAIDFLILEGDNLEKLFPNANFHVASLKIGSEQGFVLIFSLLVLPTTWLRSLNMLAYVALGGVMASVILIASVLWVGVFDGVGFHEKGVTVNWSGMPTAMSLYAFCFSGHAVFPMIYTGMRNRKTFPTVLLICFVICTLSYGLTGIIGYLMYGESLNSQVTLNLPSKRFASNIAIYTTLINPFTKFALLITPIAEAIEDSLHVGKNRTVSVLIRTALVVSTTIVALVVPFFAYVVALTGSFLSSTVTMLLPCVCYLKISSRNSRNLRLELVACLGIIMIGAGVIVVGTYYSVKQIVHSF
- the LOC120703080 gene encoding amino acid transporter AVT1I-like isoform X2 yields the protein MENNTPPKFGTGFFKTCFNGVNALSGVGILSIPYALSQGGWLSLLIFMTIAIICFYTGILLQRCIDSSSLVKTYPDIGELAFGRKGKIIVAIFLYLELYLVAIDFLILEGDNLEKLFPNANFHVASLKIGSEQGFVLIFSLLVLPTTWLRSLNMLAYVALGGVMASVILIASVLWVGVFDGVGFHEKGVTVNWSGMPTAMSLYAFCFSGHAVFPMIYTGMRNRKTFPTVLLICFVICTLSYGLTGIIGYLMYGESLNSQFALLITPIAEAIEDSLHVGKNRTVSVLIRTALVVSTTIVALVVPFFAYVVALTGSFLSSTVTMLLPCVCYLKISSRNSRNLRLELVACLGIIMIGAGVIVVGTYYSVKQIVHSF